One part of the Fusobacterium pseudoperiodonticum genome encodes these proteins:
- a CDS encoding epoxyqueuosine reductase QueH, producing MKVNYDLKMEEILKEITESGKKKRLLIHSCCGPCSSSVLEYLKEFFQIDIYFYNPNITFDYEYLARMDEQKEMLEKLDYDMNVIEGVYNPKEDFFEKIKGLENEKEGGQRCYSCYDIRIGETAKKAKEEGYDFFSTVLSISPMKNVNYINEIGEKYSKEYDIPFLFADFKKKNRYLRSVQISKELNMYRQEYCGCVFSKVEKEQRDKEKAEKEKQEETKND from the coding sequence ATGAAAGTAAATTATGATTTAAAGATGGAAGAAATTTTAAAGGAAATCACTGAGAGTGGAAAGAAAAAAAGATTACTTATTCATTCTTGTTGTGGTCCTTGCAGTTCATCTGTTTTAGAATATCTAAAAGAATTTTTTCAAATAGATATTTATTTCTATAATCCAAATATAACTTTTGACTATGAATATTTGGCTAGAATGGACGAACAAAAAGAAATGTTGGAAAAATTGGACTATGATATGAATGTCATAGAAGGAGTCTATAATCCAAAGGAAGATTTTTTTGAAAAGATAAAAGGTCTTGAAAATGAAAAAGAAGGTGGACAGAGATGCTATTCTTGTTATGATATAAGAATAGGAGAAACTGCTAAAAAAGCTAAAGAAGAAGGCTATGACTTTTTTAGTACTGTTTTAAGTATAAGTCCAATGAAAAATGTAAACTATATAAATGAGATAGGTGAAAAATATTCTAAAGAATATGATATTCCATTTTTGTTTGCAGATTTTAAAAAGAAAAATAGATATTTAAGGTCAGTACAAATTTCTAAAGAATTAAATATGTACAGACAAGAATATTGTGGTTGTGTGTTCTCTAAAGTAGAAAAAGAACAAAGAGACAAAGAAAAAGCAGAAAAAGAAAAACAGGAGGAAACAAAAAATGACTAG